A stretch of DNA from Candidatus Zixiibacteriota bacterium:
ATTTTTTGACAGTCGCTTCTTCGCCGATAACGGCCACGACAATATCGCCTTTCAGGGGATCAATATCTTTATCGACCAGTACAAAATCTCCGTCAAAAATACCGGCGTTTATCATTGATTCACCCTTAACCCTCAAACAAAACACCTGGTCGTTAGGTAAAAATGCCGTGTCAACGGCGAGTTCCCCTTCTCGGTTTTCAATCGCGGTTATCGGCAGTCCGGCCGGAACCGAACCGACTATTGGGATGCGATTAAACGTGAGCGGCGACCGTTTGACCAGTTCGATTCCGCGTGAAACCAGTTTTTGCCGACGAATATATCCTTTCTTTTCAAGAGCGCTCAAAATCGCCCTGACGCCATTGGTTGAGGCAATACTGAACTTGTGGCCAATCTCTCTGATAGTTGGCGGCAAACCGGATATATTAACCATCTCCTCGATAAAATCGAGTATCTGTTGCTGCCGCCCGGTCAGTTTGTTTTTGTCAGCCATTTATCCTCCCTGAAAAACAGGCTTTTTTCTACTACCATACTTAATACTGCTCATACGTGCAGTTGTCAATCATAAAATCGGAAGATATCTGAAAAAAATATAGAATGTGATATTAAAATGTGATATGGAATTTTGAATTATGGAGAATAGGTAATACCCATATTTATACCGAAGTCGATGGAATTATCGAAAATATACATATTTTCCATCAAACTATATTCCAGCAAAATTCGCGATGATATTTGTTGTTTCGCTCCAAAAACCAATTCATGGGTTGGCTTGGAAAACTCCCCAAAATTACGGGACGTCCCGGAATTAGATAATTGCTGTATAACGAATGACAGGGACTTGCTGACGGGCCATTCAACAGCGGCGAAAAAAGTCCACTGATAAGGCCTCAAATCAATTCCGTACAGGCTGCCTGAGCCATAGACTCCATAACCAATCGTTGAATAAATATATATCGGATTAACCGTATATAAGCCCGAAATGGAAAAGGCCCCATCCACTCCCCCCGAACCATAATAATCACGGGCATTGGAGACCGGAAACCGCAACAGGCTGGTAACGGTCAGGGAATTGAACCAGCCGTCTCCGTCATATATTTTATGTCGCGAAAATAGGCTAATATCTCCCAGAACGATTTCTTTATCAGATTCATCAAGGATGACAATTCTCTCTCCTGAATCATCATCGACAAAACTGAGCGATATTGAATTTTGAGGGTATTGGTTGCGGCCTGATTGCCCCAAACCAATTTGATTATGGAACCGCGTTATGAATTGATCAAGACGGCCTCCGATACGTGTTAACACCGGTACGAAAATCCCGACTTCCGTATTTCCTCTGATTCCGGCCGCGATTTCAAAAATATTCTGAATAACCTCTACGTCGAGCAAATAATT
This window harbors:
- a CDS encoding DUF3187 family protein, which encodes MMKLRSIYILLMLLLSGAVWSKTELKAKGPLHIVGQTPLQTLRLDIVPTRANLLETGHIEISLFNSWTNRWNETENYLLDVEVIQNIFEIAAGIRGNTEVGIFVPVLTRIGGRLDQFITRFHNQIGLGQSGRNQYPQNSISLSFVDDDSGERIVILDESDKEIVLGDISLFSRHKIYDGDGWFNSLTVTSLLRFPVSNARDYYGSGGVDGAFSISGLYTVNPIYIYSTIGYGVYGSGSLYGIDLRPYQWTFFAAVEWPVSKSLSFVIQQLSNSGTSRNFGEFSKPTHELVFGAKQQISSRILLEYSLMENMYIFDNSIDFGINMGITYSP
- the lexA gene encoding transcriptional repressor LexA, with the translated sequence MADKNKLTGRQQQILDFIEEMVNISGLPPTIREIGHKFSIASTNGVRAILSALEKKGYIRRQKLVSRGIELVKRSPLTFNRIPIVGSVPAGLPITAIENREGELAVDTAFLPNDQVFCLRVKGESMINAGIFDGDFVLVDKDIDPLKGDIVVAVIGEEATVKKFYPEKRRVRLEPQNEAFGPIIVDRNTPGFYIAGRVVGLMRRMR